A portion of the Tiliqua scincoides isolate rTilSci1 chromosome 3, rTilSci1.hap2, whole genome shotgun sequence genome contains these proteins:
- the LOC136645375 gene encoding inner centromere protein-like, which produces MMAALDTTAEAKKTLGTVDYVESSEFAQGILPTKKDVIQNMLYLLHPKRAGQAQRSKEDAAQLLAELLQEHWLFCNLYTIATQNIKKHILKVYEEFSKLYQSRKRRKNELFTQKADDFNKRSEQLFDIFCTDTVTREKLEQYSGVKMTDMEWKFLEDQRSERKMYFEDFMDKKQMETIERRRKVESLERFRKIAEEEREACKRKGVTSNRDEQSDDDVTDRNNDDPCLERSKEIGNFSHKAKRKRLSSGWITGTATSTSYSKSVPPECQHIRMSIRKVRPGFYETFDKYENC; this is translated from the coding sequence ATGATGGCTGCTTTGGATACTACCGCAGAAGCCAAAAAAACTTTGGGAACTGTTGATTATGTGGAGTCTTCCGAATTTGCACAAGGAATTCTGCCTACAAAGAAGGATGTCATTCAAAACATGTTATATCTGTTGCACCCAAAAAGGGCAGGGCAAGCCCAGCGGTCCAAAGAAGATGCTGCCCAGTTGCTTGCTGAACTTTTGCAGGAACACTGGTTGTTTTGCAACTTGTACACCATAGCAACACAAAACATAAAGAAACACATTCTTAAGGTATATGAGGAATTCTCAAAGTTGTATCAATCCAGAAAGCGAAGGAAAAATGAGCTGTTCACACAAAAAGCAGATGATTTCAACAAGAGGTCAGAACAGCTTTTTGATATATTTTGTACAGACACTGTAACAAGAGAGAAATTAGAACAATACAGTGGTGTGAAGATGACAGACATGGAGTGGAAATTCCTTGAAGATCAAAGGAGTGAAAGAAAAATGTACTTTGAAGACTTCATGGACAAGAAACAAATGGAAACAATAGAAAGACGAAGGAAGGTTGAGTCACTAGAACGTTTTAGGAAGATtgcagaagaagagagagaagcttGTAAGCGCAAAGGTGTGACTTCTAACAGAGATGAGCAGTcagatgatgatgtcactgataGGAATAACGATGACCCCTGTCTTGAACGCAGCAAAGAAATTGGAAACTTTTCCCATAAGGCAAAAAGGAAACGCCTGTCTTCTGGCTGGATTACTGGGACAGCAACGTCAACTAGCTATAGCAAGTCAGTTCCTCCAGAGTGTCAGCATATACGTATGAGCATCAGAAAAGTCAGACCAGGGTTCTATGAGACTTTTGACAAATATGAAAATTGCTAG